The Synchiropus splendidus isolate RoL2022-P1 chromosome 11, RoL_Sspl_1.0, whole genome shotgun sequence genome contains a region encoding:
- the xpnpep2 gene encoding xaa-Pro aminopeptidase 2: MTGCGRLLALLSLAALAGCSSGAAEPTERNCSVIPPHIPSTAQNTTLRLQELRELMVPWNISAYIIPGTDAHLSEYIAPSDARLAFMTGFTGSAGTAVVTRDRAVLWTDSRYWLQAEREMDCNWELERDASSQSVAKWLIAVLPADSLIGFDPFLFSLKVHESYTNTLEFSQRSLKSVPENLVDIVWKDRPLIPSGGVMRLPDKFIQRTWQQKVGEMREVMKYDPYKPTALLLSALDETAWLFNMRGEDIPYNPFFYSYTLLTEDKIWLFLHTERISEELRNYLSASCDGPLCVQLKSYDSFLKEFKVYVNEPGSKVWIGTEYTNYAAYEVLTPDTLVTSSYSPVLIAKAVKDEKEQQILRNAHVRDAIAVIQLLMRLEKTVPEGKETEMTAALYVNECRSKQNDNRGPSFATISASGPNAALAHYFPTNETSRKLTVDEMYLVDSGGQYLDGTTDITRTVHWGTPTARQQEAFTRVLMGNIELSRTIFPTGTRGINMEMLARRALWEVGLNYGHGTGHGVGNYFGVHEWPVGFQGNNIPFSPGMFMSIEPGYYKENDFGIRIEDIVETVPVQTKYGRDFLTFEIISLVPYDKKLIDDSLLSPVQLQWLNKYYKKIREILSPELDSQGLKEEKAWMMKNTEPFPESGSSAAVSSSSLVLLSLVLVLLQNVV; this comes from the exons ATGACTGGCTGTGGACGGTTGCTGGCTCTACTCTCTCTGGCAGCTCTGGCAG GATGCTCCAGCGGTGCTGCCGAGCCGACGGAGAGGAACTGCTCCGTGATTCCACCG CACATCCCCAGCACGGCTCAGAACACAACCCTGCGGCTGCAGGAATTGAGAGAGCTGATGGTTCCCTGGAATATCTCTGCCTACATTATCCCGGGCACTGACGCTCACCTG AGCGAGTACATCGCTCCAAGTGACGCCCGGCTGGCCTTCATGACGGGCTTCACAGGCTCTGCAG GGACAGCAGTCGTCACTCGAGACAGAGCCGTCCTGTGGACAGACAGCCGGTACTGGCTTCAAGCTGAGAGAGAGATGGACTGCAACTGGGAGCTGGAGAGAGACG CATCTTCTCAGAGCGTGGCTAAATGGCTGATCGCTGTGCTACCAGCAGACAGCCTCATCGGCTTTGATCCTTTCCTCTTCTCGCTCA AGGTCCATGAAAGCTACACCAACACTTTGGAGTTCAGCCAGCGCAGCCTCAAGTCAGTGCCTGAAAATCTGGTGGACATCGTGTGGAAGGACCGGCCCCTCATTCCAAGTGGCGGCGTCATGCGTCTGCCCGACAAGTTCATAC AGCGGACCTGGCAGCAAAAAGTGGGGGAAATGCGTGAGGTGATGAAGTACGATCCATACAAGCCCACGGCGCTTCTGCTGTCGGCTCTGGATGAAACTGCAT GGCTCTTTAACATGCGGGGGGAAGACATCCCATACAATCCCTTCTTCTATTCCTACACACTGCTGACTGAGGACAAGATCTG GCTTTTCCTGCACACAGAAAGAATATCAGAGGAACTGAGGAACTACCTGTCAGCCTCCTGTGATGGACCCCTGTGTGTGCAGCTGAAAAGCTACGACTCCTTTCTGAAGGAGTTTAAAGTGTATGTGAATGAGCCTGGAAGCAAAGTATGGATCGGCACCGAGTACACTAACTATGCTGCTTACGAGGTCCTGACTCCG GACACACTGGTGACCAGCAGCTACTCACCTGTGCTGATCGCGAAAGCAGTGAAGGACGAGAAGGAGCAGCAGATACTGAGGAATGCTCAC GTGAGAGATGCGATTGCAGTCATCCAGCTGCTCATGCGACTGGAGAAGACGGTTCCTGAGGGCAAAGAGACAGAGATGACCGCCGCACTCTACGTCAACGAGTGTCGCAG CAAACAGAATGACAACAGAGGCCCCAGCTTCGCCACCATCTCTGCCAGCGGACCCAACGCCGCGCTCGCTCACTACTT CCCAACCAACGAAACCAGCAGGAAGCTGACGGTCGACGAGATGTACTTGGTGGATTCTGGAGGCCAGTATCT AGACGGGACCACTGACATCACCCGCACGGTTCACTGGGGAACCCCGACCGCGAGGCAACAG GAAGCTTTCACCCGAGTGCTCATGGGAAATATTGAACTGTCCAGAACCATTTTCCCGACAGGTACAAGAG GAATAAACATGGAGATGTTGGCCCGGCGGGCTCTGTGGGAGGTGGGCCTGAACTATGGGCACGGCACCGGGCATGGTGTCGGGAACTACTTTGGAGTTCACGAgt ggCCAGTTGGTTTCCAAGGAAATAATATTCCATTTAGTCCCGGCATGTTTATGTCTATAG AACCAGGTTATTACAAAGAGAATGACTTCGGGATCCGGATCGAAGACATAGTTGAGACCGTGCCAGTACAAACCAAG tatGGTCGGGATTTTTTGACCTTTGAAATAATCTCACTGGTTCCATATGACAAAAAGCTGATTGATGATTCCCTTCTGTCTCCAGTGCAG CTGCAGTGGCTGAACAAGTACTACAAAAAAATCCGGGAGATTCTGAGTCCTGAACTGGACAGCCAAGgtctgaaggaggagaaggcctGGATGATGAAAAACACAGAGCCCTTCCCGGAGTCCGGCTCCTCCGCGGCCGTCTCGTCCTCCTCACTGGTCCTGCTCTCTCTGGTTCTAGTTCTCCTGCAGAACGTTGTCTGA
- the sash3 gene encoding SAM and SH3 domain-containing protein 3: MLRRRPSNASEKEQTQKKKLTLQRSSSFKDFMKHKPTSPVSSENHLFPEENVDVLAAEDAVKSGSKLGKKWRNVISRTMTRKTSKMVQKALAEEGGESSDDLSPVSDWHKELTLGQRSSVCSSGSEDTASPFSRQLSSSSDRQSLDSGYSQRDSVRLEDSTYSGPFCGRALVHTDFTPSPYDVESLKLQKGDIIHIIEKPPVGTWTGKLNNKVGSFKFIYVNLLPDNTPPTRRKCCSNRHSRSKPRTLDEVLDSMGLAELGSLLSMHGFHSLEDFIGLRESHLNELNITDPEQRAKILHAADLLRDSEDESDSEVRSVEESSEPRDSGCFESSENLESKSSVGLEEQLQDLTVDEGS; this comes from the exons ATGCTGAGGAGACGGCCATCCAACGCCTCTGAGAAGGAGCAGacgcagaagaagaag CTCACCCTGCAGAGGTCCAGCAGCTTCAAGGATTTCATGAAGCACAAGCCTACCTCACCTGTCAGCTCGGAAAACCACTTATTCCCGGAGGAGAAT GTGGACGTACTGGCAGCAGAAGACGCAGTGAAAAGTGGCAGCAAACTGGGGAAGAAATGGAGGAATGTCATCTCACGCACGATGACGCGCAAGACGTCCAAGATGGTGCAGAAGGCGCTGGCCGAGGAGGGG GGAgagagcagcgatgatctgtcaCCCGTATCTGACTGGCACAAAGAATTGACtctaggtcaaaggtcatctgtCTGCTCCTCAGGATCGGAAGACACGGCGAGCCCCTTCAGTCGCCAACTCTCCAGCA gcagtgacagacagAGTCTGGACAGCGGCTACAGTCAAAGGGACAGCGTCAGACTGGAGGACAGCACTTACAGCGGGCCCTTCTGCGGTCGCGCCCTGGTTCACACCGACTTCACTCCGAGCCCTTATGATGTGGAGTCACTCAAGCTGCAA aaggGCGACATCATCCACATCATCGAGAAACCTCCAGTGGGAACTTGGACCGGAAAACTGAACAACAAAGTCGGCTCCTTCAAGTTCATTTACGTCAATCTGCTCCCAGATAACACTCCTCCCACCAGGAGGAAGTGCTGCAGCAACAGACACTCTCGATCCAAACCCAGGACCCTGGATGAGGTGCTGGACAGCATGGGCTTGGCG GAACTGGGCTCTTTGCTGTCCATGCACGGCTTCCACAGTCTGGAGGACTTCATCGGTCTCAGAGAGTCGCACCTGAACGAGCTGAACATCACAGACCCAGAGCAGAGAGCCAAGATCCTCCACGCCGCAGATCTGCTCAGAGACT CTGAGGACGAGTCGGATTCAGAAGTTCGGTCGGTGGAGGAGTCCAGTGAGCCCAGGGACTCCGGCTGCTTCGAGAGCTCCGAGAACCTGGAGTCAAAGTCGTCCGTGggactggaggagcagctgcaggacctGACTGTGGACGAAGGATCATGA